The following proteins are co-located in the Parafannyhessea umbonata genome:
- the ruvC gene encoding crossover junction endodeoxyribonuclease RuvC, translating into MIILGIDPGLAHTGWGVVETRGSLCRARAYGCVTTMASEPIDQRLGRIFDDLTEVIGRYHPSQLSIERIFFGENTRSAIATAHARGAAIVACSNAGLAVGEFTPMQIKQAVVGTGSADKRQVIYMVRNILGLDHDPKPDHAADALAAAICYANLKRTRNIARAVATDQLREQERAQREADAEAARQITAAATAANIARAQGKGDPLFSTRASRRSSR; encoded by the coding sequence GTGATAATACTTGGCATAGACCCAGGTCTTGCGCATACGGGGTGGGGCGTGGTCGAGACACGCGGATCCCTTTGTCGTGCCCGCGCCTACGGCTGCGTCACAACAATGGCCTCCGAACCCATCGACCAGCGGCTTGGAAGGATATTCGACGATCTCACGGAGGTCATCGGTCGCTACCATCCCTCGCAACTCTCAATCGAGAGGATCTTCTTCGGGGAGAACACGCGCTCCGCCATCGCCACGGCCCACGCTCGCGGCGCCGCGATCGTGGCATGCTCCAATGCCGGGCTTGCGGTGGGGGAGTTCACCCCCATGCAGATCAAGCAAGCCGTCGTGGGCACTGGCTCTGCGGACAAGCGGCAAGTCATCTATATGGTGCGCAACATCCTGGGCCTTGACCACGATCCGAAGCCAGACCATGCCGCAGATGCGCTTGCGGCCGCCATCTGCTACGCGAACCTCAAGCGCACGAGGAACATCGCGCGTGCCGTCGCGACGGACCAACTGAGGGAGCAGGAGAGGGCGCAGCGCGAGGCAGACGCTGAGGCGGCACGTCAGATCACTGCGGCAGCGACTGCCGCGAACATAGCACGCGCTCAGGGCAAGGGCGACCCGCTCTTCTCCACGCGGGCGAGCAGGAGGAGCAGCAGATGA
- the ruvB gene encoding Holliday junction branch migration DNA helicase RuvB: MWEAGRDDLFEDAGTAGMRGMRESGPRSVTAELTADDLDVDRTLRPKSLDDYCGQERVRENLRVLIQAAKERNEPLDHVIFSGPPGLGKTTLAGVVANEMGAKLHTTSGPAIERTGDLAAILTNLEEGDILFVDEIHRLNHQVEEVLYPAMEDFFLDIVIGKGPAARSIRLDVPRFTLIGATTRTGLLTGPLRDRFGISYRLDYYTTEELARIVVRSAGILGVDIDQQGALEIASRSRGTPRLANRLLKRVRDYAQVKAEGSITWDIAAEALKFFEIDEMGLDWMDVKILTALTKTFRGRPVGLTTVASAVGEDPATLEDVYEPYLLQTGLIIRTPQGRQATQLAFEHLGVVPPATR; encoded by the coding sequence ATGTGGGAAGCTGGTAGGGACGACCTGTTCGAGGATGCAGGAACGGCGGGGATGCGCGGCATGCGCGAGTCGGGCCCTAGGTCCGTCACGGCGGAGCTCACCGCGGACGACCTCGACGTAGATCGCACGCTAAGGCCAAAGTCGCTGGACGACTACTGCGGACAGGAGCGCGTGAGGGAGAACCTCCGCGTCCTGATTCAAGCGGCAAAGGAAAGAAACGAGCCCCTCGACCACGTCATCTTCTCGGGTCCTCCGGGACTGGGCAAGACGACGCTTGCCGGCGTCGTGGCGAACGAGATGGGGGCCAAGCTCCACACGACGTCAGGACCCGCGATCGAGAGGACCGGTGACCTTGCGGCCATCCTCACGAACCTCGAGGAGGGCGACATCCTCTTCGTGGATGAGATACACCGCCTGAACCACCAGGTGGAGGAGGTGCTCTATCCCGCGATGGAGGACTTCTTCCTGGACATCGTGATAGGCAAGGGTCCTGCCGCAAGATCCATCAGGCTGGACGTGCCACGCTTCACGCTCATAGGCGCGACCACGAGGACTGGTCTTCTCACCGGCCCGCTGCGCGACCGCTTTGGCATTAGCTATCGTCTCGACTACTACACGACGGAAGAACTCGCTCGTATCGTCGTGAGGTCGGCGGGCATCCTCGGCGTGGATATAGACCAGCAAGGGGCGCTCGAGATTGCGTCGCGCTCTCGCGGCACGCCGCGCCTTGCCAATCGGCTCCTCAAGCGCGTTCGCGACTACGCACAGGTGAAGGCCGAGGGAAGCATCACGTGGGACATCGCGGCCGAGGCGCTGAAGTTCTTCGAGATTGACGAGATGGGTCTCGACTGGATGGACGTGAAGATCCTCACGGCCCTCACGAAGACGTTTAGGGGCAGGCCGGTCGGACTCACGACCGTCGCGAGTGCAGTCGGCGAGGATCCTGCGACTCTTGAGGACGTATACGAGCCATACCTGCTTCAGACTGGTCTCATCATCAGGACCCCCCAAGGCAGACAGGCTACGCAGCTCGCGTTCGAGCACCTTGGAGTCGTTCCGCCTGCCACAAGGTAG
- the ruvA gene encoding Holliday junction branch migration protein RuvA has product MIVRLTGTLVEVLPTHVVLDVNGVGYELGVSANTAASLPSVGEAGVTLLTRLIVREDAMELYGFSTREERALFDRLVAISGVGPKLALSVLSTFRPQELATVVATEDVGRMSQVSGVGKKKAQRLLVELEGVFQKDAELRSLVGLSQPSRGDVVASVPALPVEAEATDALLSMGFTSQEVELALQGHEEAGAMTIQQVLSYALKRLGSGA; this is encoded by the coding sequence ATGATAGTAAGGCTAACGGGTACCCTCGTAGAGGTCCTGCCGACTCATGTCGTGCTCGACGTCAACGGGGTCGGATACGAACTCGGTGTCTCGGCGAACACGGCGGCGTCGCTTCCCTCCGTGGGAGAGGCGGGTGTCACGCTTCTCACGAGGCTCATCGTGCGCGAGGATGCCATGGAGCTGTATGGATTCTCGACGCGCGAGGAGCGGGCGCTCTTCGACCGCCTCGTCGCGATTTCGGGGGTCGGCCCGAAGCTCGCGCTGTCCGTTCTCTCGACGTTCAGGCCACAGGAGCTGGCCACGGTTGTCGCAACGGAGGACGTAGGCCGCATGAGCCAGGTGTCGGGAGTCGGAAAGAAGAAGGCACAGAGGCTGCTCGTGGAGCTCGAGGGCGTGTTCCAGAAAGATGCCGAGCTCAGGAGCCTTGTCGGCCTTTCGCAACCGTCGCGCGGAGACGTTGTCGCTTCCGTCCCCGCACTTCCGGTTGAGGCGGAGGCGACCGATGCGCTCCTCTCCATGGGCTTTACCTCGCAGGAGGTAGAACTTGCGCTGCAAGGTCACGAGGAAGCGGGGGCGATGACCATACAGCAGGTGCTGTCGTACGCGCTCAAGCGGCTGGGAAGCGGGGCATAA
- the dnaE gene encoding DNA polymerase III subunit alpha, translating to MAFVHLHNHSDFSILDGATPIPDMVKRAVDFGMPAVAITDHGYMFGIPELDLECRKYNDGQKNMKQWRHDVECFKKEWELEEPAADPDEADYFDRVHDQWASDVRAWEESGHDVKAVEANRPRLKIKPIFGCEAYFIPGDHVERGHREKRYHLILLAKNSTGYHNLLKCMSEAAGHEMMYYGKPHTVFSMLEKYHEGLICQSACVQGIIQQCVLDGQFDEARDWARKFHALFGDDFYMEIQDHGLTFRNGWDDRKLDEYLVKLAHEEGIKVVCTNDFHYLTREDASTQDILSCIGKATTLDDPNRMRMEGTEFYMKSEEEMRGLFSWCPEAADTTLEIADKCDYELDWSSMYLPEYPGLRPGETAEERFREECEKGLARRYGENWRDLTIGDWNVKDRFEHEYKIITEKGFANYFLIVQDYVQWAKDNGIGVGPGRGSAAGAIVAYAMNITNFDPLENGLMFERFLSPQRSEMPDIDMDFDDEHLQDVLQHVRDVYGEDHVCKVITYSTIKAKQAINDANRVLGFPVFMGQKLSKMLSNDPKLTLPNALHKNEKKPDQYSPDFEEAYNKDPDAHRIIDAALSIEGFMRGEGVHACATLIAPTPVTDHVPTKLDTKGNVTITQYEGHSVADMGLLKMDFLGLRTLTVINKALANIRRRYSKASDIERVPEAVRKCLKDGATCVDIDVDKIDFSDPKIYELLGSGQTAGVFQVESGGMTATIKNMQPNQYKQIVALIALYRPGPLGAGMVDSYIKRMHGEEKISYYDDRLKPILEETYGTMVYQEQVMQISMKMSGFTPGESDSRMRKPVAKKKIKMLTDQVFHWEKTGADETIYDHWMNGAEANGYKRDVAQEIWDNVLEFASYAFNKSHSAGYAILVMQTAWLKAYFPKEYMASVLTSYMGKTDKIVHYVTACNHDGTKVLPPDINKSGKDFTATDEGIVFGFAGIRGVGEGPAEAIMAERAANGPFKDLHDFCERVDSSQANRRVVEALIKAGAFDETGYPRKQLMEFVDKNNPANIIDAAAKRQKDKANGQVSMFDMFADVAGSGFTDDVPDPDPDDEWDRHLKLQQEHDVLGLYVSDHPLRPFEYALSKARDCTISEAMASEDYVDPVTGATSQRFKVEDGKVIKLAGMVPVGGVAKKVTKKGDQMAIVTLEDMEGEISLVVFPKTYQECASALEGEVDPDTGERIGDVFIQATGKIEHGDRGDQLICSKIEALELNERTNRPKVFEVYIPSRMLSMDRMETLQSIFDRYNGLDHIELMVESSCGDMMRMELPTKVDAKNMVLLAEVKDFVGRDGHVQIA from the coding sequence GCCTGCCGTCGCCATCACGGATCACGGCTACATGTTTGGTATACCCGAGCTCGACCTGGAGTGCCGCAAGTACAACGATGGCCAGAAGAACATGAAGCAGTGGCGCCATGACGTCGAGTGCTTCAAGAAGGAGTGGGAGCTGGAGGAGCCAGCGGCCGACCCCGATGAGGCGGACTACTTCGACCGCGTGCACGATCAGTGGGCGTCCGACGTTAGGGCCTGGGAGGAGAGCGGCCACGACGTGAAGGCCGTGGAGGCGAACCGCCCGCGCCTCAAGATCAAGCCCATCTTTGGCTGCGAGGCCTACTTCATCCCGGGCGATCACGTCGAGCGTGGCCATAGGGAGAAGCGCTACCACCTGATTCTGCTGGCGAAGAACTCGACCGGCTACCACAACCTGCTGAAGTGCATGTCGGAGGCTGCTGGCCACGAGATGATGTACTACGGCAAGCCCCACACCGTCTTCAGCATGCTCGAGAAGTATCACGAGGGGCTCATCTGCCAGAGCGCGTGTGTGCAGGGCATCATCCAGCAGTGCGTGCTGGACGGGCAGTTCGACGAGGCGCGCGACTGGGCCCGCAAGTTTCACGCGCTGTTTGGCGACGACTTCTACATGGAGATCCAGGACCATGGCCTCACGTTCCGCAATGGCTGGGACGACCGCAAGCTCGACGAGTACCTGGTGAAGCTTGCGCACGAGGAAGGCATCAAGGTCGTCTGCACCAACGACTTCCACTACCTCACGCGCGAGGACGCCTCCACGCAGGACATACTGAGCTGCATAGGCAAGGCGACCACGCTCGACGACCCCAACCGCATGCGCATGGAGGGTACCGAGTTCTACATGAAGAGCGAGGAGGAGATGCGCGGCCTGTTCTCGTGGTGCCCCGAAGCCGCGGACACCACGCTCGAGATCGCGGATAAGTGCGACTACGAGCTCGACTGGTCGAGCATGTACCTGCCGGAGTACCCTGGGCTTCGTCCCGGCGAGACCGCCGAAGAGCGCTTCCGCGAGGAGTGCGAGAAGGGCCTCGCGCGTCGCTACGGCGAGAACTGGCGCGACCTCACCATAGGAGACTGGAACGTCAAGGACCGCTTCGAGCACGAGTACAAGATCATCACGGAGAAGGGCTTCGCGAACTACTTCCTCATCGTCCAGGACTATGTGCAGTGGGCGAAGGACAACGGCATCGGCGTCGGTCCGGGGCGTGGCTCTGCCGCCGGCGCAATCGTCGCGTACGCCATGAACATCACGAACTTCGACCCGCTGGAGAACGGCCTGATGTTCGAGAGGTTCCTCTCGCCGCAGCGTTCCGAGATGCCCGATATCGACATGGACTTCGACGATGAGCACCTTCAGGACGTGCTCCAGCACGTTCGTGACGTCTACGGCGAGGATCACGTCTGCAAGGTCATCACGTACTCGACGATCAAGGCCAAACAGGCCATTAACGATGCGAACCGCGTCCTTGGCTTCCCGGTCTTCATGGGCCAAAAGCTCTCCAAGATGCTTTCGAACGACCCCAAGCTGACCCTGCCGAACGCGCTCCACAAGAACGAGAAGAAGCCGGATCAGTACTCGCCTGACTTCGAGGAGGCCTACAACAAGGATCCCGACGCGCACCGCATCATCGACGCGGCCCTCTCGATCGAGGGCTTCATGCGCGGCGAGGGCGTCCACGCCTGCGCGACGCTCATCGCACCTACGCCCGTCACGGACCACGTGCCGACGAAGCTCGACACGAAGGGCAACGTCACCATCACCCAGTACGAGGGCCACTCGGTCGCGGACATGGGCCTGCTCAAGATGGACTTCCTGGGACTCAGGACCCTGACGGTCATCAACAAGGCACTCGCGAACATCAGGCGCAGGTATTCGAAGGCGTCTGACATAGAGCGCGTGCCCGAGGCCGTGAGGAAGTGCCTGAAGGATGGTGCGACCTGCGTCGACATCGACGTGGACAAGATCGACTTCTCGGACCCAAAGATATACGAGCTCCTCGGCTCGGGGCAGACGGCCGGCGTCTTCCAGGTCGAGTCGGGCGGCATGACCGCGACCATCAAGAACATGCAGCCCAACCAGTACAAGCAGATCGTCGCTCTCATCGCGCTCTACCGCCCGGGCCCGCTTGGCGCCGGCATGGTGGACAGCTACATCAAGCGCATGCATGGAGAGGAGAAGATCTCCTACTACGACGACAGGCTAAAGCCGATCCTGGAAGAGACCTATGGCACCATGGTCTACCAGGAACAGGTCATGCAGATTTCGATGAAGATGTCCGGCTTCACGCCGGGCGAGTCCGACTCGCGCATGCGCAAGCCCGTGGCCAAGAAAAAGATCAAGATGCTGACCGACCAGGTCTTCCACTGGGAGAAGACCGGAGCGGACGAGACGATCTACGACCACTGGATGAACGGCGCGGAGGCCAACGGCTACAAGCGCGACGTCGCACAGGAGATCTGGGACAACGTCCTCGAGTTCGCGTCGTATGCGTTCAACAAGTCGCACTCCGCCGGATACGCGATCCTGGTCATGCAGACCGCTTGGCTGAAGGCGTACTTTCCGAAGGAGTACATGGCCTCGGTCCTCACGTCCTACATGGGCAAGACCGACAAGATCGTCCACTACGTCACGGCCTGCAACCATGACGGCACCAAGGTCCTTCCGCCGGACATCAACAAGTCCGGCAAGGACTTCACGGCAACCGACGAGGGGATCGTCTTCGGCTTCGCCGGCATCAGGGGCGTGGGCGAGGGACCTGCCGAGGCAATCATGGCGGAGCGCGCCGCGAACGGTCCGTTCAAGGACCTACACGACTTCTGCGAGCGTGTCGACTCGTCCCAGGCGAACCGCCGAGTGGTCGAGGCCCTCATCAAGGCGGGCGCGTTCGACGAGACGGGCTATCCGCGCAAGCAGCTCATGGAGTTCGTGGACAAGAACAACCCCGCGAACATCATCGACGCCGCGGCGAAGCGTCAGAAGGACAAGGCGAACGGACAGGTGTCCATGTTCGACATGTTTGCCGACGTCGCTGGCTCAGGCTTCACGGACGACGTACCAGACCCAGACCCCGATGACGAGTGGGATCGCCATCTCAAGCTGCAGCAGGAGCACGACGTCCTCGGACTCTACGTATCGGACCATCCCCTGCGGCCGTTCGAGTACGCGTTGTCGAAGGCTCGCGACTGCACCATATCCGAGGCGATGGCCTCAGAGGACTACGTCGACCCGGTGACGGGCGCGACCTCCCAGCGCTTCAAGGTGGAGGACGGCAAGGTCATCAAGCTCGCCGGCATGGTCCCCGTGGGAGGCGTCGCCAAGAAGGTCACCAAGAAGGGTGACCAGATGGCCATCGTCACCCTCGAGGACATGGAAGGCGAGATTTCACTTGTCGTCTTCCCGAAGACCTACCAGGAGTGCGCGTCCGCCCTCGAGGGAGAGGTCGACCCCGACACCGGGGAGCGCATCGGCGACGTCTTCATCCAGGCAACCGGCAAGATCGAGCACGGCGATAGGGGAGACCAGCTCATCTGCTCGAAGATCGAGGCGCTCGAGCTGAACGAGAGGACGAACAGGCCGAAGGTGTTCGAGGTCTACATCCCCTCAAGGATGCTCTCGATGGACAGGATGGAGACGCTCCAGTCCATCTTCGACCGCTACAACGGTCTCGATCACATTGAGCTCATGGTCGAGAGCTCGTGCGGCGATATGATGAGAATGGAGCTGCCGACGAAGGTGGACGCGAAGAACATGGTTCTCCTCGCGGAAGTGAAGGACTTCGTCGGCCGCGACGGCCACGTGCAGATCGCCTAG
- a CDS encoding desulfoferrodoxin family protein, with protein MAELTFYRCNKCGNLVMVVDRGACVPTCCGEPMEKLVAGSVDAAAEKHVPFIERDDKHMVVKVGEVAHPMTEEHYIEWIAVAAEGKTIIKYLKPGEEPTKTFCKKFADHGTVYAYCNLHGLWKAEF; from the coding sequence ATGGCAGAGCTCACGTTCTATCGTTGCAACAAGTGCGGTAACTTGGTCATGGTGGTCGACAGGGGCGCCTGCGTGCCCACGTGCTGCGGCGAGCCCATGGAGAAGCTGGTTGCCGGATCCGTCGACGCGGCGGCCGAGAAGCACGTTCCCTTCATCGAGCGCGACGACAAGCACATGGTCGTGAAGGTCGGCGAGGTCGCGCACCCCATGACCGAGGAGCACTATATCGAGTGGATCGCAGTCGCGGCCGAGGGAAAGACCATCATCAAGTACCTGAAGCCCGGCGAGGAGCCCACGAAGACCTTCTGCAAGAAGTTCGCGGACCATGGCACGGTCTACGCGTACTGCAACCTGCATGGCCTGTGGAAGGCAGAGTTCTAG
- a CDS encoding cold-shock protein, whose amino-acid sequence MAQGTVKWFNADKGYGFISREDGDDLFVHYSEIQMDGYKTLDEGQAVEFDITTGQNGKLQASNVRKL is encoded by the coding sequence ATGGCTCAGGGTACTGTTAAGTGGTTCAACGCCGACAAGGGCTACGGCTTCATCTCTCGCGAGGACGGCGACGACCTGTTCGTCCACTACTCCGAGATTCAGATGGACGGCTACAAGACTCTCGACGAGGGTCAGGCTGTCGAGTTCGATATCACCACTGGCCAGAACGGCAAGCTCCAGGCTTCCAACGTTCGTAAGCTCTAA
- a CDS encoding Abi family protein, with product MEKRFLTIAEQVELLAARGLRCDAQTPRILLREGYYAVVNGYKRPFLDQGATRAAKDDRYLEGTSFSDVYALFRFDRSLRALTFRHLMLVEATLRSLISYAFCERHPRPEAYLDESSYTCRRAYLRGEDAFEGDLRWMIDTLAHHARTRERDPRGDRRDVRVAHFQDNHDTVPLWVLVDELTFGNLKYLFALLRREEQLTVCDNLAELSSCRYEGPAAAERLGEKRVSPPQRPLTPRRVARDLEAIVDVRNVCAHGERLYDGRFGLEDEADFAAFVSMMSHFLETGDLAHLQGGIESLVTEYSQASPAIARELERTGIAGI from the coding sequence GTGGAGAAGCGCTTCCTCACCATAGCTGAGCAGGTCGAGCTCCTCGCGGCACGCGGCCTGCGCTGCGATGCGCAGACGCCGCGCATCCTCCTGCGCGAGGGATACTACGCGGTCGTGAACGGCTACAAGCGTCCGTTCCTGGACCAAGGCGCCACCCGAGCCGCCAAGGATGATCGCTATCTGGAGGGCACGTCTTTCTCGGACGTGTACGCCCTCTTCCGCTTCGACCGCAGCCTCCGCGCGCTCACGTTCCGCCACCTCATGCTCGTCGAGGCGACGCTGCGCTCCCTCATAAGCTACGCGTTCTGCGAGCGCCACCCGCGGCCGGAGGCATACCTCGACGAGTCCAGCTACACCTGCCGCCGCGCCTACCTGCGCGGCGAGGACGCCTTCGAGGGGGACCTTCGCTGGATGATCGACACGCTCGCCCACCATGCCCGCACGCGCGAACGCGATCCGCGAGGCGATCGCCGCGACGTGCGCGTAGCCCACTTCCAGGACAACCACGACACCGTGCCTCTGTGGGTCCTCGTCGACGAGCTCACGTTTGGGAACCTCAAGTACCTCTTCGCGCTCCTACGACGCGAAGAGCAACTCACGGTCTGCGACAACCTCGCGGAGCTCAGCTCTTGCCGCTACGAAGGCCCCGCCGCGGCGGAGCGCCTGGGCGAGAAGCGCGTGTCTCCGCCCCAGAGGCCGCTCACCCCACGGCGCGTCGCCCGCGACCTCGAGGCCATCGTCGACGTTCGCAACGTCTGCGCTCATGGGGAGCGCCTGTATGATGGACGCTTCGGGCTGGAAGACGAGGCGGACTTTGCCGCCTTCGTCTCCATGATGTCCCACTTCCTCGAAACCGGAGACCTTGCACACCTGCAAGGCGGCATCGAGTCGCTCGTGACCGAGTACTCGCAGGCAAGCCCCGCCATCGCACGCGAGCTCGAACGGACGGGAATCGCGGGCATCTAG
- a CDS encoding nitrilase-related carbon-nitrogen hydrolase codes for MRIGIAQIDTRAGDLEATATRMVALSSAAAEQGADLLVFPMAALTGPLPVRESEQDDFLVDVMDVLVRLSEEVSCPCIVPVVGALDGQPAPEAVLVGDEKILPLKMQAYAQSEDAGLTDDEDAPAPDLPEFEFGGMRLGIAFTYEDLDDYDDFDLDVGAILYIAGYGYAADDVDSVLGSDLAENRYVADARTTGAWIVGVGSVGGYGTSVYSGSSFVLSPQGELVASLPSCEEGLVVAEVGGSSADDGDEVLPEVYNRPLYLWQTLVLGLRDYLHKIEQRSAVLVLDGSVGSMVVAALATDALGPTNVHAIVDVPGDVSREACCQRLARNLRIDVRDAGDMRAAAFVTRSEDALLRRGIVDAYLAAWAAEVGGVVLSGADKTALALGEKRLALEADALKPVGDVYRSDVLELMRMRNTISPVFPSTRLAADEAPEVGLDHASLSDEVWCAEVDQVLSDHIEYGRSMTEVAADLRDNELVEAVLARLDESEPWRVGRGLYLMVSTVTLFDARRPLGLAWHNRIRADREAASMLDRVTRRVGAGIGLSDLRGVSDLRGGSSSGKDARREPVAEERGDAAAPHGDARQVKDALSFLRDFSYGGGFRPKGFGEAHNAGQDGPTNGFEDSRGQTWPNPFSEN; via the coding sequence ATGAGGATTGGCATCGCACAGATAGATACGCGCGCGGGCGACCTGGAGGCAACGGCCACGCGGATGGTAGCGCTTTCCAGCGCTGCCGCAGAGCAGGGGGCTGACCTTCTCGTCTTTCCCATGGCAGCTCTGACGGGGCCTCTGCCCGTGCGCGAGAGCGAGCAGGACGACTTCCTTGTGGACGTGATGGACGTGCTCGTGCGCCTTTCCGAGGAGGTGTCGTGCCCGTGCATCGTGCCTGTTGTCGGAGCGCTCGACGGCCAGCCGGCGCCTGAGGCGGTGCTGGTGGGGGACGAGAAGATCCTGCCCCTGAAGATGCAGGCATATGCCCAGTCCGAGGACGCCGGCCTAACGGACGACGAGGATGCGCCGGCGCCCGACCTGCCTGAGTTCGAGTTTGGCGGCATGCGCCTGGGCATCGCCTTCACCTACGAGGACCTAGACGATTACGACGACTTTGACCTCGACGTGGGCGCCATCCTCTACATCGCGGGCTATGGGTACGCCGCGGATGACGTAGACTCCGTGCTTGGCAGCGACCTTGCCGAGAATCGTTACGTTGCGGACGCACGAACCACGGGCGCCTGGATCGTGGGCGTGGGGTCCGTTGGCGGCTACGGGACGTCCGTGTACTCTGGGTCGAGCTTCGTGCTCTCGCCGCAAGGCGAGCTTGTGGCGTCGCTCCCTTCCTGCGAGGAGGGCCTCGTGGTGGCCGAGGTAGGGGGCTCGTCCGCAGACGACGGTGACGAGGTCCTGCCCGAGGTCTACAACCGCCCGCTCTACCTGTGGCAGACGCTCGTGCTGGGGCTGAGGGACTATCTCCATAAGATTGAGCAGAGAAGCGCCGTGCTCGTGCTGGACGGCAGCGTGGGCTCCATGGTGGTCGCCGCACTTGCCACTGATGCGCTGGGGCCCACGAACGTGCACGCAATCGTGGACGTGCCGGGCGACGTCAGCCGCGAGGCGTGCTGCCAGCGTCTGGCGCGCAACCTCAGGATCGACGTGCGAGATGCGGGCGACATGCGCGCGGCGGCCTTTGTCACGAGGTCGGAGGACGCGTTGCTCCGCCGTGGCATCGTGGACGCCTACCTTGCTGCGTGGGCGGCGGAGGTCGGCGGCGTGGTCCTTTCCGGCGCGGACAAGACCGCCCTCGCATTGGGTGAGAAGCGCCTGGCCCTGGAGGCCGACGCGCTGAAGCCCGTTGGGGATGTCTACCGCTCGGACGTGCTCGAGCTCATGCGCATGAGGAACACGATCAGCCCGGTGTTTCCGTCGACGAGGCTTGCGGCGGATGAGGCGCCCGAGGTGGGACTCGACCACGCATCGCTTTCGGACGAGGTGTGGTGCGCCGAGGTAGACCAGGTGCTCTCCGACCACATCGAGTATGGCAGGAGCATGACGGAGGTCGCCGCGGACCTGCGTGACAACGAGCTGGTCGAGGCGGTGCTCGCTCGGCTGGACGAGAGCGAGCCGTGGCGCGTGGGACGAGGGCTCTACCTCATGGTGTCCACGGTGACACTCTTTGACGCACGAAGGCCCTTGGGGCTCGCGTGGCACAACCGCATCCGCGCGGACCGTGAGGCGGCCTCGATGCTCGACCGCGTTACGCGGCGCGTTGGCGCGGGCATCGGCCTTTCGGACCTGCGCGGCGTTTCAGACCTGCGAGGTGGCTCTTCCTCCGGAAAGGACGCGAGGCGGGAGCCCGTTGCCGAGGAGAGGGGCGATGCTGCCGCACCGCACGGCGATGCGAGGCAGGTGAAGGACGCACTCTCGTTCTTGAGAGACTTCTCGTACGGCGGCGGGTTCAGGCCGAAGGGCTTTGGCGAGGCGCACAATGCCGGTCAGGATGGTCCCACGAACGGGTTCGAGGATTCGCGCGGCCAGACGTGGCCCAACCCATTTTCCGAGAACTAG